The Pseudomonadota bacterium genomic interval GCCGAGACGTATGTTCTGACGAAAGAGGAGGGCGGGCGTCACACGCCGTTCTTCACGAACTACCGTCCGCAGTTCTACTTCCGCACGACGGACGTTACGGGCCACGTGATGCTGCCTGAGGGTGTCGAGATGGTGATGCCTGGCGACAACATCACGATGGATGTTGAGCTGATCGCGCCGATTGCGATGGACGAGGGCCTGAGGTTCGCGATCCGCGAAGGCGGCCGCACCGTCGGCGCCGGTGTCGTCGCGCAGATCGTCGAGTAGGCCGGAAGCGGATAAGCAGGAGAAAACGTAAATGGCGGGCCAAAATATACGCATCCGGTTGAAGGCGTTCGATCATCGCCTGCTTGACCAGTCGACGAATGAAATCGTCGGCACGGCCAAGCGCACGGGTGCCCAGGTCAGAGGGCCTATCCCTCTGCCGACCAGGATCGAGCGTTTTACCGTGTTGCGCGGCCCGCATGTCGACAAGAAGTCGCGCGAGCAGTTCGAGATCCGCACGCATAAGCGTCTGATCGACATCGTGGAGCCCACGCCCCAGACCGTCGATGCGCTGATGAAGCTGGATCTGGCGGCCGGCGTCGACGTCGAGATCAAGCTCTAGGTTAGGGACCGGAACAATGCGTACCGGAATGATCGCACGAAAGTTGGGCATGAGCCGTGTCTTCACCGACGATGGCCGTCATGTGCCGGTGACCGTGCTGCAGATTGAGGACAACCAAGTGGTCGCCCAGCGCACCGCCGAAAGCCATGGCTATACGGCCGTGCAGGTGGGTGCGACGCCGGCCAAGGTGAAGCACCTGACGAAGTCGGTGCGCGGCCAGTTCGCCAAGGCCGGCATCGAGCCTAAGCGCCGTCTGGTCGAGTTCCGCGTCACCGAGGACGCCTTGGTGCCGGTCGGCGCCAAGCTGGCGGCAAACCACTTCGTCGCCGGCCAAACGGTCGATGTGACGGGGACCTCGAAGGGTAAGGGTTTTGCCGGCGCCATGAAGCGCCACAATTTCGGCGGCATGCGCGCGAGCCACGGTGTTTCCGTGTCCCATCGCGCCCATGGTTCGACCGGTAACAGCCAGGATCCCGGCCGTGTCTTCAAGGGCAAGAAGATGGCCGGTCATATGGGCGACACCAAGGTGACGACCCAGAACCTGGAGGTCGTCGAGACCGATGCCGATCAAGGCCTGATCCTGGTGCGTGGCGCCGTTCCGGGCGCCAAGAACAGTTACGTTCTGGTCTATGACGCGGTTAAAGGCACGTTGCCAGAGGATGCGCCGTTCCCGGCCGGTCTGGTCGACGACGGCGCGGGTGCCGCTGATGAGGCGCCTGCCGAGGCTGCGGATGACGCGGCGCCGGAGGCGACCGAGGAAGCTGCCCCCGAGGCAGCGGAGCCGGAAGCCAGCGATGACGCGGGCGACGGTGACGATGAGAACAAGGAATCGTAAGCCATGAAGGCCGACATCGTAACGTTCGA includes:
- the tuf gene encoding elongation factor Tu (EF-Tu; promotes GTP-dependent binding of aminoacyl-tRNA to the A-site of ribosomes during protein biosynthesis; when the tRNA anticodon matches the mRNA codon, GTP hydrolysis results; the inactive EF-Tu-GDP leaves the ribosome and release of GDP is promoted by elongation factor Ts; many prokaryotes have two copies of the gene encoding EF-Tu) yields the protein AETYVLTKEEGGRHTPFFTNYRPQFYFRTTDVTGHVMLPEGVEMVMPGDNITMDVELIAPIAMDEGLRFAIREGGRTVGAGVVAQIVE
- the rpsJ gene encoding 30S ribosomal protein S10, yielding MAGQNIRIRLKAFDHRLLDQSTNEIVGTAKRTGAQVRGPIPLPTRIERFTVLRGPHVDKKSREQFEIRTHKRLIDIVEPTPQTVDALMKLDLAAGVDVEIKL
- the rplC gene encoding 50S ribosomal protein L3, which translates into the protein MRTGMIARKLGMSRVFTDDGRHVPVTVLQIEDNQVVAQRTAESHGYTAVQVGATPAKVKHLTKSVRGQFAKAGIEPKRRLVEFRVTEDALVPVGAKLAANHFVAGQTVDVTGTSKGKGFAGAMKRHNFGGMRASHGVSVSHRAHGSTGNSQDPGRVFKGKKMAGHMGDTKVTTQNLEVVETDADQGLILVRGAVPGAKNSYVLVYDAVKGTLPEDAPFPAGLVDDGAGAADEAPAEAADDAAPEATEEAAPEAAEPEASDDAGDGDDENKES